In Leguminivora glycinivorella isolate SPB_JAAS2020 chromosome 11, LegGlyc_1.1, whole genome shotgun sequence, a single window of DNA contains:
- the LOC125231149 gene encoding uncharacterized protein LOC125231149 produces the protein MLSTLQKFGLRHHDLPTMLWNAEVLLRIMALDVNSRDNKRIPILLYLTSAIVLVLYFYTYHISTYWYIFWRGGGDMLFVILLVSLTISSSIGVVKLLYMYFNGPKLKKLVSEYLDCDAALAPSSRMSRNVLATLKTVKKRAIIFWLIIIGNGVVYVGVPLLKPGRHLTEDEQILLGLEPMYESPNFELANIAFFAGVFLTVYAPANITGFIIIIVGYSEAQMLALSQELLHLLDDAQTHYKEVQPGSIDGPSCSNSVSRQVNAVKKKKERIINNYVTERLVSIMKSHATNINLINQVETIFKSAIAIEFALLSCGLIAELLGGLENTYMEVPFALVQVSMDCITGQRLMDASKAFEDAVYACKWEHFDVKNRKLVLLMLRNSQKTLHLSARGLASLSYTSLMSVIKSIYSAYTALRSTMNK, from the exons ATGTTGTCCACGCTGCAAAAGTTCGGGCTGCGTCACCACGACCTGCCGACGATGCTGTGGAATGCTGAGGTGCTCTTGCGCATCATGGCACTTGATGTCAACAGCAGGGATAATAAAC GTATCCCGATATTACTCTACTTGACATCAGCCATAGTCTTAGTACTATACTTCTACACATATCACATCTCGACTTACTGGTACATCTTCTGGCGAGGAGGCGGCGATATGCTCTTCGTCATACTGTTGGTGTCACTGACCATCAGCAGCTCTATCGGTGTTGTGAAACTTCTTTACATGTACTTTAATGG CCCAAAACTAAAGAAACTCGTATCAGAGTACCTCGACTGTGACGCAGCATTGGCCCCCTCCAGTCGTATGTCCAGGAATGtgctcgcaacgctcaagaccGTGAAGAAACGGGCCATCATCTTCTGGCTGATCATCATCGGTAACGGGGTTGTGTACGTGGGGGTGCCGCTGCTCAAACCTGGGCGGCATTTGACTGAAGATGAGCAGATTCTTCTAG GTCTAGAGCCAATGTACGAATCCCCAAACTTCGAGCTGGCAAACATAGCTTTTTTTGCCGGCGTCTTCCTCACCGTCTACGCTCCAGCCAACATCACcggattcatcatcatcatcgtcggcTACTCCGAAGCACAGATGCTGGCCCTCAGTCAAGAGTTACTACATCTTTTGGATGACGCTCAAACACACTATAAAGAAGTCCAGCCTGGTTCAATAGATGGGCCAAGTTGCTCTAATAGTGTATCAAGACAAGTTAACGCCGTcaaaaagaagaaagaaagaatcATCAACAATTATGTGACAGAACGTTTAGTGAGCATTATGAAAAGTCATGCAACTAATATTAATCTCATCAACCAAGTGGAAACTATCTTTAAAAGCGCTATAGCTATAGAATTCGCTCTGCTATCCTGTGGTCTTATAGCTGAGTTGCTAGGAGGGTTAGAGAATACGTACATGGAAGTGCCTTTTGCACTGGTGCAAGTGTCTATGGATTGTATAACAGGTCAGAGGCTGATGGATGCGAGTAAAGCGTTTGAGGATGCTGTGTACGCTTGTAAATGGGAGCACTTTGATGTGAAGAACAGGAAGTTGGTGCTGCTGATGCTGCGGAATTCGCAGAAGACGCTGCATCTGTCGGCGAGGGGACTGGCGAGTCTTAGTTACACGTCGCTCATGTCGGTTATCAAGTCGATATACTCGGCGTATACTGCGCTGAGATCTACTATGAATAAATAG